The following proteins are encoded in a genomic region of Bufo bufo chromosome 11, aBufBuf1.1, whole genome shotgun sequence:
- the UBQLN4 gene encoding ubiquilin-4, whose amino-acid sequence MAESGADGAASGNPGQAPGKGLIRVTVKTPKDKEEIVIGETACVREFKEEISRRFKAKKDQLVLIFAGKILKDGDTLNQHGIKDGLTVHLVIKTAQKLQDPSAASPSAAATVAASTASTTPEENATSPLPSDPTATPAPDSAGGASRASGTSPPDRPSSPGILTGFGGLTGLGNLGMGSPNFMELQQQMQRQLMSNPEMLSQIMENPLVQNMMSNPDLMRQMIIANPQMQQLMERNPEISHMLNNPELMRQTMELARNPAMMQEMMRNQDRALSNLESIPGGYNALRRMYTDIQEPMFSAAREQFGNNPFSATGGSEGSASQPLRTENREPLPNPWNPSSPQSQPPTTEGNISSTTSQTAPTVSNPFGINAASLGTGMFNSPEMQGLFQQISENPQLIQSMMSAPYMRTMMQTLSQNPDFAAQMMGNIPIFAGNPQLQEQLRHQLPVFLQQMQNPESLSIMTNPRAMQALLQIQQGLQTLQTEAPGLISGLGSSGVPWMPPTSSGSTAPDNPSTPTSASPSPAGGTSNPQQQMMQQMIQLLAGGSAPGQTPEVRFQSQLDQLNAMGFINREANLQALIATGGDINAAIERLLGSQPS is encoded by the exons ATGGCGGAGAGCGGCGCTGACGGTGCGGCCTCCGGTAACCCCGGACAGGCGCCGGGTAAAGGCCTTATCCGGGTCACAGTGAAGACGCCCAAGGACAAGGAAGAGATCGTGATCGGAGAGACGGCGTGTGTGCGGGAG TTCAAGGAGGAGATTTCCAGGCGGTTTAAAGCCAAGAAGGATCAGCTGGTTCTGATATTCGCTGGGAAGATCTTGAAAGATGGAGACACTCTGAACCAGCATGGCATCAAAGATGGCCTCACTGTACATCTAGTCATCAAGACGGCACAGAA GTTACAGGATCCATCCGCCGCctctccttctgctgctgccaccgttgCTGCCTCTACTGCATCCACCACACCTGAAGAAAACGCCACCTCGCCCTTACCGTCTGACCCCACCGCCACCCCTGCTCCTGACAGCGCTGGTGGTGCCAGCAGAGCGAGTGGCACAAGCCCCCCTGATAGGCCTTCATCTCCGGGCATCCTCA CCGGCTTCGGAGGGCTGACCGGTTTGGGTAACTTGGGCATGGGCTCCCCCAACTTCATGGAGCTTCAGCAACAGATGCAACGCCAGCTCATGTCCAACCCGGAGATGTTGTCTCAGATCATGGAGAACCCGCTGGTGCAGAACATGATGTCCAACCCGGACCTCATGAGGCAGATGATCATAGCGAATCCTCAAATGCAGCAGCTGATGGAGAGGAACCCAGAGATCAGTCACATGCTGAACAACCCCGAGCTCATGAGACAG ACCATGGAACTGGCCCGCAACCCCGCcatgatgcaggagatgatgaggaATCAGGACCGTGCCCTGAGTAACCTTGAGAGCATCCCCGGAGGATATAACGCTTTACGGCGCATGTACACAGATATCCAGGAGCCGATGTTCAGCGCAGCCAGAGAACAG TTTGGAAACAACCCATTTTCCGCGACTGGCGGCTCGGAGGGTTCAGCCTCTCAGCCTTTACGCACAGAGAACCGCGAGCCTCTTCCAAACCCCTGGAATCCTTCTTCCCCTCAGAGTCAGCCCCCCACCACCGAGGGCAACATCAGCTCCACGACCAGCCAGACAGCCCCTACCGTGTCCAACCCATTCGGCATCAACGCTGCCAGCCTGGGGACGG gtATGTTTAACAGCCCCGAAATGCAGGGTTTGTTCCAGCAGATTTCCGAGAACCCCCAGCTAATACAGAGCATGATGTCCGCCCCCTACATGCGCACCATGATGCAGACGCTCTCCCAGAATCCAGACTTCGCTGCTCAG ATGATGGGAAACATTCCAATCTTCGCTGGTAACCCCCAGCTCCAGGAACAGCTCAGGCATCAGCTGCCGGTCTTCCTACAGCAG ATGCAGAATCCTGAATCTCTCTCTATAATGACCAACCCCCGAGCCATGCAAGCCCTCCTCCAAATTCAGCAGGGGCTTCAGACGCTCCAGACGGAGGCCCCCGGCCTGATCTCAGG tctTGGTTCCTCTGGTGTCCCCTGGATGCCCCCTACATCCAGTGGAAGCACAGCTCCTGACAATCCCTCCACGCcgaccagtgcctctccatctccAGCAGGGGGCACCAGCAACCCTCAGCAACAAATGATGCAGCAGATGATCCAACTTCTAGCAGGAGGAAGCGCCCCG GGACAGACCCCAGAGGTGCGCTTCCAGTCCCAACTGGACCAGTTAAACGCCATGGGCTTCATCAACCGCGAAGCTAACCTACAAGCCCTCATCGCAACGGGTGGAGACATCAACGCGGCCATCGAAAGACTGTTGGGCTCTCAGCCCTCTTAA